The following are encoded together in the Bacteroidota bacterium genome:
- the speB gene encoding agmatinase has translation MKTKDTTTLGIRSNFLGIEEEYSSFPKSKVVILPVPYEQTVSYGTGTKLGPGAILKASHQVEFYDEETGREVHKELGIATLPPLAFGKRTEEGALELIHDRVKGLIAERKLLVTLGGEHTISQSIIAAYAERYRDLSVVQIDAHSDLRPEYQGNKYSHASVMARVCEFLDPARLVQVGIRAQTREEARFIKEKGITTLYAHQIRDGKFTKILKLWDDHALERLSEHVYVTFDVDGLDPSVMPATGTPEPNGLLWNETMRLLRNLGKNRIVVGCDVVEFSPIKGLHYPDLTAARLVSKMINYFWH, from the coding sequence ATGAAGACGAAAGATACCACAACGCTCGGCATACGGTCCAACTTCCTCGGCATCGAAGAAGAATACTCTTCGTTCCCGAAGTCGAAGGTCGTGATCCTCCCCGTGCCCTACGAACAAACGGTCAGTTACGGCACCGGCACGAAACTCGGTCCGGGCGCGATCTTGAAGGCCTCGCACCAGGTGGAGTTCTACGACGAGGAGACGGGCCGCGAAGTGCACAAGGAGCTCGGGATCGCCACCCTCCCTCCTCTTGCATTCGGAAAAAGAACCGAAGAGGGGGCTCTCGAACTGATCCACGATCGCGTGAAGGGGCTGATCGCCGAACGAAAGCTCCTGGTGACGCTCGGGGGGGAACACACGATCTCGCAATCGATCATCGCCGCCTACGCCGAGCGGTACCGCGACCTCTCCGTCGTGCAGATCGACGCGCATTCCGACCTCCGGCCCGAATACCAGGGAAACAAGTACAGCCATGCCTCTGTGATGGCGCGCGTCTGCGAGTTTCTCGACCCGGCCCGGCTCGTTCAGGTGGGAATCCGGGCCCAGACAAGGGAGGAGGCGCGCTTCATCAAAGAAAAAGGGATCACGACACTCTACGCCCACCAGATCCGGGACGGCAAATTCACGAAGATATTGAAACTATGGGATGATCACGCCCTGGAGAGGCTCTCGGAGCACGTCTATGTGACGTTTGATGTGGACGGGCTCGACCCGTCGGTCATGCCCGCGACGGGCACGCCCGAGCCGAACGGATTACTGTGGAATGAAACGATGCGGCTTCTGCGCAACCTCGGAAAGAACAGGATCGTCGTCGGCTGCGATGTCGTCGAATTCTCGCCGATCAAAGGTCTCCATTACCCCGATCTGACGGCGGCGAGGCTCGTCTCGAAGATGATCAACTACTTCTGGCATTGA
- a CDS encoding anti-sigma factor, with protein MADHDVKYLELSAVYVLGVLDGDELKEFESHLKTGCSVCRAEMSSFAEVASLLPLGLSQLPVSPELKERVMFNAGLAKVTKAFIDAAPPVESLSVESLGAERPGKESPRQEKPRAADKPPARREERAPRQGSRVWLSYALVAGLIVLIGGFGFYVRSLIKTIGSQDQYIAAQQAQITRLLDEAERKEAILKVFASRRVQIVSMDGLGVNPVGYGTIVWDPDRKEAVLHVSNLPKVPEGKDYQLWIIKSQKPVSAGVFAVTNDREKESFFQVRPLEVSDRREVDAFAITLEPKGGVPQPTGEMYLLGKSSPQ; from the coding sequence GTGGCCGATCACGACGTCAAATACCTGGAACTGAGCGCGGTCTACGTCCTGGGAGTCCTCGACGGTGATGAGCTCAAGGAATTTGAGTCTCATCTGAAGACGGGATGTTCCGTCTGCAGGGCCGAGATGAGTTCCTTCGCGGAAGTCGCGAGCCTGCTCCCGCTCGGGCTCTCGCAGCTGCCGGTTTCCCCGGAACTGAAAGAGCGGGTAATGTTTAACGCCGGGCTCGCCAAAGTGACGAAGGCCTTCATCGATGCCGCACCTCCCGTCGAATCGCTTTCTGTGGAAAGTCTTGGCGCGGAAAGACCCGGGAAGGAGAGTCCCCGGCAGGAGAAACCCCGGGCAGCCGACAAGCCTCCGGCGAGGCGCGAGGAACGGGCGCCACGGCAGGGGAGCCGGGTCTGGCTCTCGTACGCGCTGGTGGCCGGCCTGATCGTGCTGATCGGCGGCTTCGGGTTCTACGTCCGTTCGTTGATCAAAACCATCGGCAGCCAGGACCAGTATATCGCCGCCCAGCAGGCGCAGATCACGCGGTTGCTCGATGAGGCGGAACGCAAGGAGGCAATTCTCAAGGTCTTCGCCTCGCGCAGGGTTCAGATCGTGTCGATGGACGGCCTGGGAGTGAACCCTGTCGGATACGGGACCATCGTCTGGGATCCGGACCGGAAGGAGGCTGTCCTCCACGTCTCCAACCTTCCCAAGGTGCCGGAAGGCAAGGACTACCAGCTCTGGATCATCAAGTCGCAGAAGCCGGTGAGCGCGGGCGTCTTTGCGGTGACGAACGACAGGGAGAAGGAGAGCTTCTTCCAGGTCCGGCCTCTCGAAGTATCCGACCGGAGGGAAGTCGACGCGTTCGCGATTACGCTTGAACCGAAGGGGGGAGTCCCGCAGCCGACGGGAGAAATGTATCTCCTCGGAAAGTCATCCCCGCAGTAA
- a CDS encoding sigma-70 family RNA polymerase sigma factor produces MHGLLSIFAAVTASPGRVGDDGAVLERIARGEDPALAELYDRYAQVLYTLGMRILRSVQESEDIVQEVFIQVWKKADSYDAQKGTVYTWLVTMMRNRAIDRLRSKGYKHAAQHVDPSVVVLFADAPSSNPHSHAVRSENQNVVLGTLKQLSVDQQQVLALAYYEGFSQSEIAKKLNIPLGTVKSRMRHALQSMRSKLKGKM; encoded by the coding sequence GTGCACGGCTTGCTATCCATATTTGCCGCTGTGACTGCGTCTCCGGGACGGGTCGGGGACGATGGCGCAGTCCTCGAACGGATCGCCAGGGGCGAAGACCCGGCGTTGGCCGAGTTGTACGACAGGTATGCACAGGTGCTTTACACGCTTGGAATGCGGATCCTGAGGTCCGTCCAGGAGTCGGAGGATATCGTGCAGGAGGTCTTCATTCAGGTCTGGAAGAAGGCCGACTCCTACGACGCACAGAAGGGGACCGTTTACACCTGGCTCGTGACGATGATGAGGAACCGGGCCATCGACCGGTTGAGATCGAAAGGATACAAGCACGCCGCCCAGCATGTCGATCCCTCCGTCGTTGTGCTGTTCGCGGATGCGCCGTCTTCAAACCCCCATTCTCACGCGGTCAGAAGCGAGAACCAGAACGTCGTGCTGGGGACACTGAAGCAGCTTTCCGTCGATCAGCAGCAGGTGCTGGCCCTGGCATACTACGAGGGTTTCAGCCAGTCCGAGATCGCAAAGAAACTGAACATTCCGCTCGGCACCGTAAAATCGCGCATGAGGCACGCTTTGCAATCGATGCGCTCGAAACTAAAGGGGAAGATGTAA